Proteins from a genomic interval of Polaribacter sp. Q13:
- a CDS encoding DNA methyltransferase has translation MNASQIEKKLQKLIANFNKQTFIYDLLLVYNLPKATITRLKKGIANLSKKDGEVSLKKKLFFKEELKEDLHLAITQIVKEIKHQQRFVIVTDNKTFLAIDTKTGGSLDIPLKDLPKNYDFFLPWAGMEKAQHQEENLADVKAAVKMARLFDEIKKDNPDNSPAFIHELNVFLSRLLFCFFAEDTNIFTDSQFTNSIESHTQTDGSDLDSFLENLFKVLDIPNHQRENLPTFLNAFPYVNGSLFSTKIKVPTFSNKSRKVLIESGRQDWSNINPDIFGSMFQAVISVDQRGSLGQHYTSVPNIMKVIEPLFLNDLKEAFDDAKGNSKKLNELLFRLKNIKIFDPACGSGNFLIIAYKELRTLEMQVFKELGTMALSEISLSQFYGIELDDFAHEIAILALWLVEHQMNVAFFKEFGRTNPALPLTQAGNIVQGNATRLDWEIVCPKNENDEIYILGNPPYLGSSMQNAEQKSDMKFVFKDSNNYKKQDYISCWFFKAAAYVNNKEKFAFVSTNSVCQGTQVEMTWPLIFNLGLEIFFVHKDFKWSNSAKSNAGVICSIIGLRRINNKPKFIYTDGVKTLVKNINAYLANGTNTIVNKRTKPLSSISKMTSGNKPLDGGNLILDENEVKTLLTESPESKILIRKFIGSSEYIRGKERWCLWISDEQLSLANSIPLIKERLDKVKICRLNGGNNAKNKANVPHRFEFTNEPLISQILVPRVSSIRRPYIPMGFIDNDIVIADSAQVIYDSDASVFSLINSRLHMVWVRITAGRLKSDYRYSSFFSYHTFPIPAISKQRKEELTQCTLAILDERSKHSEKTLAQLYDPDKMPAGLKEAHRLNDLAVERCYRSTPFTSDEERLEYLFKLYEKMIQEEKEKETLFAKEKKTRKTKNA, from the coding sequence ATGAACGCATCTCAAATAGAAAAGAAACTTCAAAAGCTTATAGCGAATTTTAATAAGCAAACATTTATTTACGATTTATTATTAGTTTACAATTTACCTAAAGCAACAATTACAAGACTTAAAAAAGGAATAGCCAATTTATCTAAAAAAGATGGCGAAGTATCTTTAAAGAAAAAGTTGTTTTTTAAAGAAGAATTAAAAGAGGATTTACATTTAGCAATTACTCAAATAGTTAAAGAAATAAAACACCAACAAAGGTTTGTAATTGTTACAGATAATAAAACATTTTTAGCTATCGATACCAAAACAGGAGGAAGCTTAGATATACCTTTAAAGGACTTACCAAAGAATTACGATTTCTTTTTGCCTTGGGCAGGAATGGAAAAAGCACAACACCAAGAAGAAAACCTAGCAGATGTTAAAGCAGCCGTTAAAATGGCGCGCTTGTTCGATGAAATTAAAAAAGACAATCCAGACAATTCGCCAGCATTTATACACGAGTTAAATGTATTCTTATCACGTTTATTGTTTTGCTTTTTTGCAGAAGATACCAATATTTTTACAGACAGTCAGTTTACAAATTCTATAGAATCACATACGCAAACAGATGGTAGCGATTTAGATAGCTTCTTAGAAAATCTTTTTAAAGTACTAGACATCCCCAATCATCAAAGAGAAAATTTACCCACATTTTTAAATGCGTTTCCGTATGTAAATGGTAGCTTATTTAGCACTAAAATAAAGGTACCTACCTTTTCTAATAAATCTCGAAAAGTATTAATAGAAAGCGGAAGACAAGATTGGTCTAACATAAATCCAGATATTTTTGGGTCTATGTTTCAGGCGGTAATTTCTGTAGACCAACGTGGTAGTTTGGGGCAACATTATACGTCTGTACCTAATATTATGAAGGTGATAGAACCTTTATTTTTAAACGATTTAAAAGAAGCGTTTGACGATGCAAAAGGAAATTCTAAAAAACTAAACGAACTTTTATTTCGATTAAAAAACATAAAAATATTTGATCCTGCCTGTGGGTCTGGTAACTTTTTAATTATTGCTTACAAAGAACTACGGACTTTAGAAATGCAAGTTTTTAAAGAATTAGGCACTATGGCATTATCAGAAATTTCCTTATCTCAGTTTTACGGAATTGAGTTAGACGATTTTGCTCACGAAATTGCCATTCTAGCTTTGTGGTTGGTAGAACACCAAATGAATGTTGCCTTTTTTAAAGAATTCGGACGAACAAACCCTGCGTTACCATTAACCCAAGCAGGAAATATTGTACAAGGAAATGCAACTCGTTTAGATTGGGAAATAGTGTGTCCTAAAAATGAAAATGATGAAATTTATATTTTAGGAAATCCGCCTTATTTGGGTTCGAGTATGCAGAATGCAGAACAAAAATCGGATATGAAGTTTGTGTTTAAAGACTCAAATAACTATAAAAAACAAGACTATATTTCATGTTGGTTTTTTAAAGCAGCAGCTTATGTGAATAATAAAGAAAAGTTTGCTTTTGTTTCTACAAATTCAGTATGTCAAGGTACACAGGTAGAGATGACTTGGCCTCTAATTTTTAATTTGGGCTTGGAAATATTTTTTGTTCATAAAGATTTTAAATGGTCAAATAGTGCAAAAAGTAATGCTGGTGTTATTTGTTCAATTATAGGTTTACGTCGAATAAATAATAAGCCTAAATTTATTTATACAGATGGAGTGAAAACTTTAGTGAAAAATATAAATGCTTATTTAGCGAATGGTACTAATACTATAGTAAATAAAAGAACCAAGCCGCTTTCTAGTATATCAAAAATGACTTCTGGAAATAAGCCACTTGATGGAGGTAATTTAATTTTAGATGAAAATGAGGTAAAAACCTTGTTAACAGAATCACCAGAAAGCAAAATCCTTATAAGGAAATTTATTGGGTCAAGTGAATATATCAGAGGTAAGGAACGGTGGTGTCTTTGGATATCTGATGAACAATTATCTCTAGCAAATAGTATTCCTTTAATTAAGGAACGTCTTGATAAAGTTAAAATTTGTCGATTAAATGGAGGAAACAATGCAAAAAATAAAGCAAATGTGCCTCATAGATTTGAGTTTACAAATGAACCTTTAATTTCTCAGATTTTAGTTCCACGAGTTTCTTCCATTCGAAGACCATATATTCCTATGGGGTTTATTGATAATGATATTGTTATTGCCGATTCTGCTCAAGTTATTTATGATTCTGATGCATCTGTTTTTAGTTTAATAAATTCACGACTTCACATGGTTTGGGTAAGAATAACTGCTGGTCGTTTGAAATCGGACTATAGATATTCATCTTTTTTCTCTTATCATACTTTTCCTATTCCAGCTATTTCAAAACAACGCAAAGAAGAACTCACCCAATGTACGTTGGCTATTTTAGATGAACGTTCTAAACATTCAGAAAAAACATTGGCACAATTATACGATCCAGATAAAATGCCAGCGGGCTTAAAAGAAGCGCATCGTTTAAATGATTTGGCTGTAGAGCGTTGTTATAGAAGCACACCTTTTACGAGTGATGAAGAACGTTTAGAATACTTGTTTAAGCTCTATGAAAAAATGATTCAAGAGGAGAAGGAGAAAGAAACCCTTTTTGCCAAAGAGAAAAAAACACGTAAAACCAAAAATGCCTAA
- a CDS encoding virulence RhuM family protein, whose protein sequence is MENSQQNIIIYNTQDGKAAVRLYTKDGNVWMNQSQLAALFDTSVPNISMHISNILKEKELTPNSVIKDYLTTASDGKEYNVTFYALDMILAIGFRVRSKRGTQFRIWANQNLKEYIIKGFVMDDERLVNPDGRPDYFDELLARIRNVRASEKRFYQKIKDLFALSSDYDTTDKATQMFFAQTQNKLLFAVTHKTAAELIVARANPKELNMALTTWKGNQVRKQDIFIAKNYLNEDELDSLNRLVVIFLETAELRAKNRMDITMNFWKENVDRVLEFNDKEVLKGLGTVSHKQMEGIVKEMYTKFDTQRKLDEAKKEDALELEEIEKLLKNKK, encoded by the coding sequence ATGGAAAACAGCCAACAAAACATCATTATTTACAATACCCAAGATGGTAAAGCTGCGGTACGTTTATACACTAAAGACGGCAATGTTTGGATGAACCAAAGTCAGCTTGCAGCACTTTTTGACACCTCTGTACCAAATATCAGTATGCATATATCTAATATACTGAAAGAAAAAGAATTAACACCTAATTCAGTTATTAAGGATTACTTAACAACTGCTTCAGACGGCAAAGAATATAACGTTACTTTTTATGCTTTAGACATGATTTTAGCAATCGGTTTTAGAGTGAGAAGCAAACGAGGTACACAATTTAGAATTTGGGCAAACCAAAATCTAAAAGAATATATAATTAAGGGATTTGTTATGGACGATGAGCGTTTAGTAAATCCAGATGGCAGACCCGATTATTTTGATGAATTATTAGCACGTATCAGAAACGTACGTGCATCAGAAAAAAGATTTTATCAAAAAATAAAAGACCTATTTGCGTTAAGTAGTGATTATGATACTACAGACAAAGCAACACAAATGTTTTTTGCACAAACACAAAACAAATTACTTTTTGCAGTTACTCATAAAACAGCAGCAGAATTAATAGTAGCACGTGCGAACCCAAAAGAATTGAATATGGCTTTAACTACTTGGAAAGGAAACCAAGTAAGAAAACAAGATATATTTATTGCTAAAAACTATTTAAATGAAGATGAATTAGATTCTTTAAATAGATTGGTGGTTATCTTTTTAGAAACCGCAGAACTTCGTGCCAAAAATAGAATGGATATTACCATGAATTTTTGGAAAGAAAATGTAGACCGTGTATTAGAATTTAATGATAAAGAAGTTTTAAAAGGTTTAGGTACAGTTTCTCATAAACAAATGGAAGGTATAGTAAAAGAGATGTACACAAAGTTTGATACACAAAGAAAGCTGGATGAAGCTAAAAAAGAAGATGCCTTAGAATTAGAGGAAATAGAAAAATTATTGAAAAATAAAAAATAA
- a CDS encoding DEAD/DEAH box helicase, with amino-acid sequence MPNLVNVTYHQTGNSKSTNAYGMREMQERAFEYRDAQYMLLKSPPASGKSRALMFLGLDKLINQGIKKVIVAVPERSIGSSFATTDLKTYGFFSNWSPKDEFNLCTPGSDGSKSKVTAFHNFMNNDEQILICTHATLRFACEGLGETKFNNTLLAIDEFHHVSVSADNKLGEILKSIINKSTAHIVAMTGSYFRGDSVPILMPEDEAKFTKVTYNYYEQLNGYNYLKTLGIGYHFYQGKYTSAIMEVLDTDKKTILHIPNVNSGESTKDKENEVNFIIDAIGDVVKQDTETGVIFVKRKSDGKILKIADLVDDTSKEREKIQNYLRVSDALDDIDIIIALGMAKEGFDWPYCEHALTVGYRGSLTEVIQIIGRATRDSNNKTHAQFTNLIAQPDAQDDEVKLSVNNMLKAITASLLMEQVLAPNWTFKTKHADDDTKAKPGEIKIRGLKEPSSQRVKDIIEADLTDLKADIFQDKEMLKAMPDESLDPKVINKSLIPKVIRMKYPDLTDDQVEEVRQHVVADSVIKNGTIKEVADKRFIRMAGSFVDIDDLNIDLIDSVNPFQEAFEVLSKSVSSKVLKIIQDTIEATRIKMDFEEAKILWPKIQEFVKTHNRQPNINSVIGSEKRMAECIIYLKAEKQKRAAQNNG; translated from the coding sequence ATGCCAAATTTAGTAAACGTAACATACCACCAAACAGGTAATAGTAAAAGTACCAATGCATACGGAATGCGAGAAATGCAAGAACGTGCTTTCGAGTATCGAGATGCGCAGTATATGTTGCTAAAATCGCCACCTGCATCAGGTAAATCAAGAGCTTTAATGTTTTTGGGTTTAGATAAGTTAATTAATCAAGGCATTAAAAAAGTAATTGTTGCTGTGCCAGAGCGTTCTATTGGTAGCTCGTTTGCTACAACAGATTTAAAAACCTATGGTTTTTTCTCAAATTGGTCGCCAAAAGACGAGTTTAATTTATGTACTCCGGGTAGCGATGGCAGTAAAAGTAAAGTAACTGCTTTTCATAATTTTATGAATAATGACGAGCAGATTTTAATATGTACACACGCTACATTGCGCTTTGCTTGTGAAGGGTTAGGTGAAACTAAGTTTAATAATACCTTATTGGCAATAGATGAATTTCATCATGTTTCTGTTTCCGCAGATAATAAGTTAGGTGAGATTTTAAAAAGCATCATCAATAAATCTACGGCACACATTGTTGCCATGACTGGTTCTTACTTTAGAGGAGATTCTGTACCAATTTTAATGCCCGAAGATGAAGCTAAATTCACCAAGGTCACTTACAATTATTACGAACAATTAAATGGTTATAATTATCTAAAAACATTAGGTATTGGGTATCATTTTTATCAAGGTAAATATACTTCTGCTATTATGGAAGTATTAGACACAGATAAAAAAACAATACTACACATACCAAATGTAAACTCGGGTGAATCTACCAAAGACAAAGAAAACGAAGTTAATTTTATAATTGATGCTATTGGCGATGTTGTAAAACAAGATACAGAAACAGGTGTTATTTTTGTAAAAAGAAAGTCTGATGGTAAAATATTAAAAATTGCAGATTTAGTAGATGATACTTCAAAAGAAAGAGAGAAAATACAAAACTACTTACGTGTAAGTGATGCTTTAGATGATATAGACATTATTATAGCTTTAGGAATGGCAAAAGAAGGTTTTGATTGGCCATATTGCGAACATGCGCTTACTGTAGGTTATAGAGGTTCTCTAACAGAAGTAATTCAAATTATTGGTAGAGCAACAAGAGATAGTAATAATAAAACACACGCACAGTTTACCAATCTAATAGCACAACCAGATGCACAAGATGATGAAGTAAAGCTTTCTGTAAACAATATGTTAAAGGCTATTACAGCTTCTTTATTAATGGAGCAGGTTTTAGCGCCAAATTGGACATTTAAAACCAAACATGCAGATGATGATACAAAGGCTAAACCTGGAGAAATAAAAATTAGAGGTTTAAAAGAACCTTCTTCACAACGTGTAAAAGATATTATTGAAGCAGATTTAACCGATTTAAAAGCAGATATATTTCAAGATAAGGAAATGCTAAAGGCAATGCCAGATGAATCTTTAGACCCTAAGGTAATAAATAAGTCATTAATACCAAAGGTGATAAGGATGAAGTATCCAGACCTTACTGATGATCAAGTAGAAGAAGTTCGTCAGCATGTGGTGGCAGATTCAGTCATTAAAAACGGAACGATTAAAGAAGTAGCAGATAAAAGATTTATAAGAATGGCAGGTTCATTTGTAGATATAGATGATCTTAATATTGATTTAATAGATAGTGTAAATCCGTTTCAAGAAGCATTTGAAGTATTGTCTAAATCTGTATCCTCTAAAGTTTTAAAAATAATACAAGACACTATTGAGGCTACTCGTATAAAAATGGATTTTGAAGAGGCAAAAATATTATGGCCCAAAATACAAGAGTTTGTAAAAACGCATAATCGTCAGCCAAATATAAATTCTGTAATAGGTTCAGAAAAAAGAATGGCAGAATGTATTATTTATTTAAAAGCAGAAAAACAAAAAAGAGCAGCACAAAACAATGGATAA
- a CDS encoding GIY-YIG nuclease family protein: MDKESILDEIFGDDPLGLLVVKPVRTAVRTSDERLAASFDAINDFFDKNKREPKPDITNISEYQLYSTLKGLRENREKSLALEPQDKYDLLPTKQKEINSIDDIFNDDSLDIFSDDAEGLFDFKHTPKDFKRAEAESIGKRVACKYFDKYEHLLKEVQRDLSLGKRKLVDFKEANLRVGGYYVHNGVLFFLESIDYTRKEHYKEDGTRVREDGRTRCIFENGTESNILKRSVEKNLYANGSVVTENMDSISEEFIEKFSDITEKDKEAGYIYVLKSESKKEEITTIENLYKIGYSTTPVEQRIKNAENEVTYLMASVSIESSWKCYNMNAQKFEKLIHNFFGSSCLEVDVFDKKGKRHTPREWFVVPLEAIEQVIALIITEKIMDYKYDAVNMIVVRK, encoded by the coding sequence ATGGATAAGGAAAGTATTTTAGACGAAATATTTGGAGACGATCCGTTAGGTTTATTGGTTGTAAAACCTGTAAGAACTGCGGTTCGTACTTCTGATGAAAGATTAGCGGCTTCTTTTGATGCAATAAATGATTTTTTTGATAAAAACAAAAGAGAGCCAAAACCAGACATAACGAATATTTCTGAGTATCAATTGTATTCAACCTTAAAAGGCTTGAGGGAAAATAGAGAGAAAAGTTTAGCTTTAGAACCACAAGATAAATACGACTTATTACCTACTAAACAAAAAGAAATTAACTCTATTGATGATATTTTTAATGATGATTCTTTAGATATTTTTAGTGATGATGCCGAAGGTTTATTTGATTTTAAACACACACCAAAAGATTTTAAAAGAGCAGAAGCAGAATCTATAGGTAAAAGAGTTGCGTGTAAATATTTTGATAAATATGAACATTTATTAAAAGAAGTGCAAAGAGATTTAAGTTTAGGGAAACGTAAATTAGTCGATTTTAAAGAAGCTAATTTAAGAGTAGGAGGATATTATGTGCATAATGGTGTTTTATTCTTTTTAGAAAGTATTGATTATACTCGAAAAGAACATTACAAAGAAGATGGAACAAGGGTTAGAGAAGATGGAAGAACGAGGTGCATTTTTGAAAATGGTACTGAATCTAATATTTTAAAACGTTCTGTAGAAAAAAACTTATACGCTAACGGAAGCGTTGTTACTGAAAATATGGATAGTATTTCAGAAGAGTTTATAGAAAAATTTAGCGATATTACAGAAAAGGATAAAGAAGCTGGTTATATTTATGTCTTAAAATCTGAAAGCAAAAAAGAAGAAATAACAACTATTGAGAATTTATATAAAATTGGTTATTCAACAACACCAGTTGAACAAAGGATTAAAAATGCTGAAAATGAAGTAACATATTTAATGGCTTCTGTTTCAATAGAATCATCTTGGAAATGCTATAATATGAATGCTCAAAAATTTGAAAAACTTATCCATAATTTTTTTGGTAGTTCTTGTTTAGAGGTTGATGTATTTGATAAAAAAGGGAAAAGACATACACCTCGTGAATGGTTTGTAGTGCCTTTAGAAGCAATAGAACAAGTAATTGCATTAATTATTACAGAAAAGATAATGGATTATAAGTATGATGCTGTTAATATGATAGTTGTAAGAAAATAA